A genomic stretch from Primulina huaijiensis isolate GDHJ02 chromosome 14, ASM1229523v2, whole genome shotgun sequence includes:
- the LOC140957324 gene encoding uncharacterized protein, whose translation MSLITDEIRASASELYHGHDICTVKSQFLLTEVGLPNGLLPLQDIEECGYVKETGFVWLIQKKKCEHKFEKIGKLVQYAREVTAYAEPNKIKKLTGVKAKELLWLKLSEISVDDPPTGKITFKTPTGMFRTFPTSAFEIEGIEKPQKVGVLDGNVASKEAEVAKDGVEVNAATAVEVKEAA comes from the coding sequence ATGTCTCTGATAACAGATGAAATCCGAGCAAGCGCATCGGAGCTCTACCATGGCCACGATATATGCACCGTGAAATCCCAGTTCTTGCTCACGGAAGTCGGCTTGCCCAATGGCCTTCTTCCGCTGCAGGACATCGAGGAGTGCGGCTACGTCAAAGAAACGGGCTTCGTGTGGCTCATACAGAAGAAGAAATGCGAGCACAAGTTCGAGAAGATCGGGAAACTGGTGCAGTACGCGAGAGAGGTGACGGCTTACGCTGAGCCCAACAAGATCAAGAAACTCACGGGGGTTAAAGCTAAAGAGCTTCTTTGGCTCAAACTGAGTGAGATCTCTGTCGACGATCCCCCCACTGGGAAGATCACGTTCAAGACTCCGACAGGGATGTTCCGGACGTTCCCCACGTCGGCGTTCGAGATAGAGGGGATAGAGAAGCCGCAGAAGGTCGGTGTGTTGGATGGGAATGTGGCATCGAAGGAGGCAGAGGTGGCGAAGGATGGCGTGGAAGTGAACGCGGCTACTGCGGTGGAAGTGAAGGAGGCCGCGTAG